GAAAAGATTGGCTGGGTGCTCTCGATTTGTGGCTTGGAAGACCAGTCCCATCTGCTGACTCGGCAATTACCGGGGGGATGGAAACAGCGGGTTGCGTTTGGTGCCTCGGTCATGCATGAACCGACGCTGTTATTTCTCGATGAGCCCACTTCTGGCGTGGATGTGCTAGCCCGAAAGCAGTTCTGGCAACTGATCAACGACTTTGCCCGCAATGGCACCGCGATTCTGGTCACAACGCATTACATGAATGAGGCGGAACAGTGCAACCGGATGTGTTTTATGGTAGCGGGTCGCAAGGTGGCAGAGGGGTCGGCAAGCGCCATTAAAGCGGCTCAACCCGGTCAGTTATTTGAATTGCGGGTGGGGCAACTGCAAGCCAGTTATGATTGCCTGCGACAACACCTGGAACCCTGGCGCGTCTCTATTTTTGGCGATCGCCTCCACGTTGTTTTGGACGATCCCAATCAGGAATTACCCCAGGTGCGATCGCGGCTCGAACAAGCCCAGTTACCTCTCAGTGAAGCTCAACCCATTGCCTTTTCACTAGAAGATGCCTTTATTGGCGAAGTTCAACGAGCCGGAGGCGCACCGCCATGATCATTCGCCGGATTCGCAATCAGTTTTTCAAAGAATTGCAGCAGTTTCAGCGCGATCGCTTAGGGGTGGCACTGGCGTTCATTCTACCTGTCATTGCCTTATTGATTATTGGCTTTGCGATTCGCCTGGAGGCTAAAAATATCCCGCTGGTGGCGCGCGATTTAGATCAAACGACGCTAAGTCGCAGCTATATCGAACGACTCTATGCCACCAATCTCTTTGTTCCAGCGGAGTGGCAAGGGCGACGCTTTCCGGATGCCCTCGATCGCGGCACGGCTCAAGTCCAAATTACCATTCCTGCGGGGTTTGCAGCCGATGCGGCGGCAGGGAGAACAGGTACTGTGGAGGTGGTGATCGATGGTAGCGACACCATCAATGCCCGTGTGATCGACCTGGCTATCAAAGGAACCACCCTGGCGGTTGTGCAAGAACAGTTGGGGGAACTATCCAAAACCTTGGGTATCGTGGCTCAGGTGCGGCTGTGGTTTAACCCAGGCCGGGAAGAATCCCTGTTCATTGTGCCAGGAAGTTATGGGGTAATCCTGGCCATTTTCCCACCGCTCTTGATTGCGATCGCCCTGGTGCGGGAAAAAGAACAGGGTACGATGCTGCAACTGTATGCCTCCAGCCTCAGCGCCTTGGAACTGCTAATCGGCAAATCCCTGGCCTACATCGCTGTGGGGCTAGGGGAAGCGCTCCTGCTGTTTATCGTGGGTTTCCTGTGCTTTGGCGTTCGATTGGTCGGCGATCCATTCCCTCTGCTGCTTGGCACCCCGGTGTTTCTGTTAGCGGGTGTGCAGTTGGGGTTGATCATTGGCATTTTTACCACGACCCAGAGTGCAGCGGTGCAGGCGATCGGCACCATTAAAGTGTTAACCGCATTTCTCCTGGCAGGGTTTCTATTTCCGCTCAATAGTGTGCCCTTTCCGTTTTCGATTGCATCCTATCTGGTGCCTGTGCGCTATTACATCGAACTCTGTCGGGATGTATTTGTGCGGGGATCGGGGTGGTTTGGCACATGGTCTTTGATTCTTGCCATGCTGATCTTGGGACTGGCTGAGTTTGGGCTTGCCTGGTGGGGTATGCGTCGGATGCAACTAGCGAGTTAATTTATGCTGAATCGTCGTCTCTTGGCTCTCCTGATTAAAGAATCCACGGAGTTATTGCGAAATCGTCAACTGGTGATTTTCCTGACGATCGCCCCCATCCTTTCAATGGTGATTTTTGGCTATGTCCTCAACTCCAATATCTCCCACCTCCGGCTGGGCGTTTTGGATCAAAATCAGGTTGCGCTCAGTCGTGATCTAGTCGATGCCTTCACGGCCAATCAGGTGTTTCTTGCGAAGAGCTACACCTATGACCAGCAAAACCTGACGCAACACATTGAACAGGGGCACGTCGATGCTGGGTTGATCATTCCCTCCACCTTCAGCCGCGATCTGTTGCAAACCGGCACATCAGAAGTGGCGATCGCCATCGATGGCATTAATGCTTACAGCTCTGGTCTAGCCAAGGGATATGTGGCTCAGATTACCACTCAATTTAACTTAACTCTGCTGGCGCAAAACCAACCCCTATCAACGCCATTAGCCGTTCCCATGCAGGCAGATATTCGCTTTCGTTACAATCCCGGAACGCTCGATAGCTGGTTCTTTGTCCCTGGTGTGATTGGCACGATCCTAACGTTGAGCGCAATCCTGGCAGCCGCTGTGGAAGCAGTGCGGGAAAAGGATCAGGGAACCTTAGAGCAACTCCTGATGACTCCTGTCGCGTCTACAGCCATTCTTATTTCCAAAATCGTACCTATTTCCGGGCTGCTCACAGGCACCTTGCTGATGTGCTTTGCCGTTGCCTATGGGGTATTTCAACTGCCCTTTCGCGGCAATCTGCTGCTGTTGTTAATATTCTCGATGCTCTACATCCAAATTGGTGTAGCAATTGGACTGGCGATTTCTACCTTTTCTAATAACAAATTGCAAACAATTTTAGTTGGCATCTTTTTAAATATCCCAATCATTTTATTAGGGGGCGCTGTCACATCCGTTAACAGTATGCCCCTGCTCTTTCGTTGGATTGCCAAAATTAATCCCTTGTATCATTACCTGGTCATTCTGCGCGGCATCTTACTCAAGGGTACGGGGCTGGAGGTCTGGTGGCTACACGCGATCGCCATGCTTTTGTTTGCGATCGCCACTCTCCTGATCAGCGCCAATCGTTATCGCAGACAGCTCAGTTAACACTCATCCATTTTTTCAGCTCTTTTCCAATCCTACGTTTTTCTATCTCTAATTGAAGGATGCGCCTCAACATGACTCAGTTAAAAACTTCACCGAAACTGGCTACAGAACCCCAACCGCCCG
The genomic region above belongs to Leptolyngbya sp. CCY15150 and contains:
- a CDS encoding ABC transporter permease, whose amino-acid sequence is MIIRRIRNQFFKELQQFQRDRLGVALAFILPVIALLIIGFAIRLEAKNIPLVARDLDQTTLSRSYIERLYATNLFVPAEWQGRRFPDALDRGTAQVQITIPAGFAADAAAGRTGTVEVVIDGSDTINARVIDLAIKGTTLAVVQEQLGELSKTLGIVAQVRLWFNPGREESLFIVPGSYGVILAIFPPLLIAIALVREKEQGTMLQLYASSLSALELLIGKSLAYIAVGLGEALLLFIVGFLCFGVRLVGDPFPLLLGTPVFLLAGVQLGLIIGIFTTTQSAAVQAIGTIKVLTAFLLAGFLFPLNSVPFPFSIASYLVPVRYYIELCRDVFVRGSGWFGTWSLILAMLILGLAEFGLAWWGMRRMQLAS
- a CDS encoding ABC transporter permease, which encodes MLNRRLLALLIKESTELLRNRQLVIFLTIAPILSMVIFGYVLNSNISHLRLGVLDQNQVALSRDLVDAFTANQVFLAKSYTYDQQNLTQHIEQGHVDAGLIIPSTFSRDLLQTGTSEVAIAIDGINAYSSGLAKGYVAQITTQFNLTLLAQNQPLSTPLAVPMQADIRFRYNPGTLDSWFFVPGVIGTILTLSAILAAAVEAVREKDQGTLEQLLMTPVASTAILISKIVPISGLLTGTLLMCFAVAYGVFQLPFRGNLLLLLIFSMLYIQIGVAIGLAISTFSNNKLQTILVGIFLNIPIILLGGAVTSVNSMPLLFRWIAKINPLYHYLVILRGILLKGTGLEVWWLHAIAMLLFAIATLLISANRYRRQLS